From the Cyanobacterium sp. T60_A2020_053 genome, one window contains:
- a CDS encoding BlaI/MecI/CopY family transcriptional regulator: protein MSFLPKYQPEKLSLGFLEQEILEILWEFGTATVKDVHEKILSDPDRELAYASVTTVLNRLTKKGWLKVEKKSRAFYWTPLISESQARAIQSYQQLQSFLAVSNPDLVASFADSLDTDSLEQITAIANRLKEIRQNRKEEK from the coding sequence ATGTCTTTTTTACCAAAATATCAACCGGAAAAACTATCACTAGGTTTTTTAGAACAAGAAATACTAGAAATTTTATGGGAATTTGGCACAGCAACTGTGAAAGATGTCCATGAGAAAATTTTAAGTGATCCAGATCGAGAATTAGCTTATGCTTCAGTTACTACTGTATTAAATAGACTCACTAAAAAAGGTTGGTTAAAAGTTGAAAAAAAAAGTAGAGCATTTTATTGGACTCCCTTAATTTCTGAATCTCAAGCTAGAGCAATTCAATCATATCAACAATTACAAAGTTTTTTAGCTGTTAGTAATCCTGATTTAGTTGCTTCCTTTGCTGATAGTTTAGATACCGACAGTCTTGAACAAATTACCGCTATTGCCAATCGATTAAAAGAAATTCGTCAAAATAGAAAGGAAGAAAAATAA